The genome window AAAATAAATCTGTTGCTCAAATTGTAAAGGAGATTTGTAGCATACCGGATTTATTTTATTTAAGTGGTAGAAAAAATACTTGCGTGCGCGGCGGTTTCATTGCTACCAATAATAAAGAATTGTTTGAGATGATTCAACCTTGGTTACCGGTATATGAAGGATTTTTTACTTACGGCGGTATGTCAATGAGAGAGATTGGTGCAATGGCTGAAGGATTAAAAGAAATGGTTGAAGAGGATGTTGCTGGCTGTGCGATTGAGCAAATAAAATATTTTGTAGAAAAATTGGATGAATTGGGAATTCCGGTGGTAACTCCACCTGGCGGACTTGCCTGCCATTTAGATGCGGAAAAATTTCTCCCCCATATTCCCAAAAATGAATATATCGCCGGTGCTCTCACAGCTGCTTTGTATATCGTTTCTGGAATAAGGGCAATGGAACGAGGCACAATCTCCATGGATAGAGACAAAGAAGGCAGAGAATTATTTGCTGATTTAGAATTAACAAGAATCGCCTTACCAAGAAGGGTATTTAACCTTTCTCATATTGAATATGCTATTGATCGGATCCTTTGGCTCTATAAACACCGGGATTTAATTAAAGGTTTGAAATTTGTCTACGAACCACCGGTACTTAGATTTTTCTTAGGAAGATTAGAAGCCATCGATAATTGGGGA of candidate division WOR-3 bacterium contains these proteins:
- a CDS encoding beta-eliminating lyase-related protein; translated protein: NKSVAQIVKEICSIPDLFYLSGRKNTCVRGGFIATNNKELFEMIQPWLPVYEGFFTYGGMSMREIGAMAEGLKEMVEEDVAGCAIEQIKYFVEKLDELGIPVVTPPGGLACHLDAEKFLPHIPKNEYIAGALTAALYIVSGIRAMERGTISMDRDKEGRELFADLELTRIALPRRVFNLSHIEYAIDRILWLYKHRDLIKGLKFVYEPPVLRFFLGRLEAIDNWGRDLCEAFKKDFGKEL